Proteins encoded in a region of the Pseudomonas sp. GOM7 genome:
- a CDS encoding YbaK/EbsC family protein — protein sequence MSLASVRAFFAAKAPDIAIIELETSTATVALAAEAHGVSPGQIAKTLAFRIAERDLLIVARGDARIDNRKMKECFGAKARMLDAQTVIELTSHPVGGVCPFGLATPLSVYCDRSLLAFDEVLPAAGATHSAVRISPQRMAELVDAEWIDVCQEMETEPC from the coding sequence ATGAGCCTGGCCTCTGTACGCGCCTTCTTTGCCGCCAAGGCACCCGACATCGCCATCATCGAGCTGGAGACCAGCACCGCCACCGTGGCGCTGGCCGCAGAAGCCCATGGCGTATCACCGGGACAGATCGCCAAGACCCTGGCCTTTCGCATCGCCGAGCGCGACCTGCTGATCGTCGCCCGGGGCGATGCGCGCATCGATAACCGCAAGATGAAGGAATGCTTCGGCGCCAAGGCACGCATGCTCGACGCGCAGACCGTGATCGAGTTGACCAGCCATCCGGTCGGCGGTGTCTGCCCGTTCGGCCTGGCCACCCCTCTGAGCGTCTACTGCGACCGCTCGCTGCTGGCCTTCGATGAAGTGCTGCCCGCCGCTGGCGCCACCCACAGCGCGGTACGCATTTCCCCACAGCGCATGGCCGAACTGGTGGATGCCGAATGGATAGACGTATGCCAGGAAATGGAAACCGAGCCCTGCTGA
- a CDS encoding YceK/YidQ family lipoprotein, which translates to MTSRLLVCGLTLLSLTGCATVRTLDAAKPGAPVVYAGTRLDWYAIKGGCCPLDRFGAEAPRYAGLDLPASALLDTLLLPFSLATALGVNLGVSGGL; encoded by the coding sequence ATGACTAGCCGGCTGCTCGTCTGTGGTCTGACGTTGCTGAGCCTTACCGGCTGCGCAACCGTTCGCACTCTCGATGCGGCCAAGCCGGGCGCACCGGTGGTCTACGCCGGCACGCGGCTGGACTGGTATGCGATCAAGGGTGGCTGTTGCCCGCTGGATCGTTTCGGTGCCGAGGCGCCGCGATATGCCGGGCTGGATCTGCCGGCCAGTGCACTGCTCGATACCCTGTTGTTGCCTTTCTCGCTGGCCACTGCCCTGGGGGTGAACCTGGGCGTCAGCGGCGGGCTGTAG
- a CDS encoding C13 family peptidase: MISPTLRLAPLCLSLLLTACDDVRQVLPPDAVLPDGAQYRGEVVNGLLQGPGRLDYRNGSWFSGQFQDGQLEGPGEWQGPGGEHYQGDFHEGMFHGQGTLTYPDGSRYEGSFARNRFSGEGLLEQAGQKYQGEFRDDRFHGLGTLELADGSSFQGQFVDGQPKGQGVRKDAYGNQFSGQFSQGQLDGQGSYGNADGDTYSGGFKNGEFHGKGRYQSANGDVWAGEFVEGVMQGEGEYIGADGSRYLGQFEDWQYAGEGLLTLADGSVYQGHFADGQYSGKGTLTLADGTRQAGTWQRGRRIRDEQGRRLPDSLELGLLDQGRLLDEAIAAVPASTPARELYALTLAGDGKQSVFMREADYVSRMLRERFGAHGSISLINHRDHLADRPLATRENLARAAQALAERSGAEDLVFIYLTSHGSRHHELNLDLPRLQLDDLPASELAAVLAPLKDRYKVVVISACYSGGFIPPLKDDKTLVMTAARADRVSFGCSEENDFTYFGRALFAEALGETDNLERAFELAKERVAEREQSEGFEPSEPQIWAPREVLQQWRNLRQSQAERALNAVASKAVNH, from the coding sequence ATGATTTCGCCCACCCTGCGCCTTGCCCCTCTCTGCCTGAGCCTGCTGCTCACCGCCTGCGACGACGTGCGCCAGGTACTGCCGCCCGATGCCGTGCTGCCCGATGGTGCGCAATACCGCGGCGAGGTGGTCAATGGCCTGCTGCAAGGGCCTGGGCGCCTGGACTACCGCAACGGTAGCTGGTTCAGCGGCCAGTTCCAGGACGGCCAACTGGAAGGCCCCGGTGAATGGCAAGGGCCAGGCGGCGAACACTATCAGGGTGACTTCCATGAAGGCATGTTCCACGGCCAGGGCACTCTGACATACCCCGACGGCAGCCGTTACGAGGGCAGCTTCGCGCGCAACCGTTTCAGCGGTGAAGGTCTGCTGGAGCAGGCTGGGCAGAAATACCAGGGTGAATTCCGCGATGATCGTTTCCACGGCCTGGGCACCCTGGAATTGGCCGATGGCAGCAGCTTCCAGGGGCAATTCGTCGATGGCCAGCCCAAGGGCCAGGGCGTACGCAAGGACGCCTACGGCAACCAGTTCAGCGGCCAGTTCAGCCAAGGCCAGCTCGACGGTCAGGGCAGCTACGGCAATGCCGATGGCGACACCTACAGCGGTGGCTTCAAGAATGGCGAGTTCCATGGCAAGGGACGCTACCAGAGCGCCAATGGCGACGTCTGGGCCGGCGAATTCGTCGAGGGCGTGATGCAGGGCGAGGGCGAATACATCGGTGCCGATGGCAGCCGCTACCTCGGCCAGTTCGAGGACTGGCAGTACGCCGGTGAAGGCCTCCTGACTCTGGCCGACGGCAGCGTCTACCAGGGGCATTTCGCCGATGGCCAATACAGTGGCAAGGGCACCCTTACCCTGGCCGATGGCACACGCCAGGCCGGCACCTGGCAGCGCGGGCGGCGAATACGCGACGAACAGGGTCGTCGCCTGCCGGACAGCCTCGAACTGGGCCTGCTCGATCAAGGCCGCCTGCTCGACGAAGCCATCGCGGCCGTTCCCGCCTCCACGCCGGCACGCGAACTCTATGCCCTGACCCTGGCCGGCGACGGCAAGCAGAGCGTGTTCATGCGCGAGGCCGATTACGTCAGCCGGATGCTGCGCGAGCGCTTCGGCGCCCATGGCAGCATCAGCCTGATCAACCACCGCGACCACCTCGCCGACCGCCCCCTGGCCACCCGCGAGAACCTGGCCCGCGCCGCCCAGGCCCTGGCCGAACGCAGCGGCGCGGAAGACCTGGTGTTCATCTACCTGACCAGCCACGGCTCGCGCCACCACGAACTGAACCTCGACCTGCCACGCCTGCAGCTCGACGATCTGCCGGCCAGCGAACTGGCCGCCGTGCTCGCCCCCTTGAAGGATCGCTACAAGGTGGTGGTGATTTCCGCCTGCTACTCCGGCGGCTTCATCCCACCGCTGAAAGACGACAAGACCCTGGTGATGACCGCTGCGCGCGCCGACCGGGTGTCCTTTGGCTGCAGCGAGGAAAATGACTTCACCTACTTCGGCCGCGCCCTGTTCGCCGAGGCCCTGGGCGAGACCGACAACCTCGAGCGCGCCTTCGAGCTGGCCAAGGAACGGGTCGCCGAACGCGAGCAGAGCGAGGGCTTCGAGCCCTCCGAACCACAGATCTGGGCACCGCGCGAGGTGCTCCAGCAATGGCGCAATCTGCGCCAGAGCCAGGCCGAGCGCGCCTTGAACGCCGTGGCCAGCAAAGCCGTAAACCATTAA
- a CDS encoding FadR/GntR family transcriptional regulator: MFASSKRLNSIVQKLLEPIERGQWAAGQMLPGQRELAEQLQISRPSLREAITVLETLGVLRSLPGKGVLVLDAPQPVDVTAAQATARAATLENVLQLRYALEPFIAGLVAQSVDDNALSQLRLLAMDMREAVEDRNPQALASAYTAFHRKLVTITSNPIFLSVSRQTAGALEQSEGPALREPEHAEQILDEHETILRAIRRRDSEQASRAMRQHILNEGSRLGLQLQLPAT, encoded by the coding sequence ATGTTCGCGTCATCCAAACGGCTCAACTCGATCGTGCAGAAGCTGCTCGAGCCCATAGAACGCGGGCAGTGGGCCGCCGGCCAGATGCTGCCCGGGCAGCGCGAGCTGGCTGAGCAACTGCAGATCAGCCGGCCGAGCCTGCGCGAAGCCATCACCGTGCTGGAAACCCTCGGCGTGCTGCGCTCCCTGCCCGGCAAGGGCGTGCTGGTGCTCGACGCACCGCAGCCCGTCGATGTTACGGCAGCTCAGGCCACAGCCCGCGCGGCTACCCTGGAGAACGTGCTGCAACTGCGCTACGCCCTGGAACCCTTCATCGCCGGCCTGGTGGCACAATCGGTGGACGACAATGCCCTGAGCCAGTTGCGGCTGCTGGCCATGGACATGCGCGAGGCCGTCGAGGATCGCAACCCACAGGCCCTGGCGAGCGCCTACACGGCCTTCCATCGCAAGCTGGTGACCATCACCTCCAACCCGATCTTCCTCAGCGTATCCCGACAGACTGCAGGGGCGCTGGAGCAGAGCGAAGGCCCGGCGTTACGCGAACCCGAACACGCCGAGCAGATTCTCGACGAACACGAGACCATCCTGCGCGCCATTCGCCGCCGCGACAGCGAGCAGGCCAGCCGCGCGATGCGCCAGCACATCCTCAACGAAGGCAGCCGCCTCGGCCTGCAGTTGCAACTTCCCGCTACCTGA
- a CDS encoding MaoC family dehydratase: MQLVPVAELKDHVGKELGKSDWLTIDQQRINQFAECTGDHQFIHVDPEKAKHTPFGSTIAHGFLSLSLIPMLMEGIMVLPQGLKMAVNYGLDSVRFIQPVKVDSRVRLVVTLTDVSEKNPGQWLLKARAVLEIEGQEKPAYIAEPLTLCFV, translated from the coding sequence ATGCAGTTAGTCCCCGTTGCAGAACTCAAGGATCATGTCGGCAAGGAACTCGGCAAGTCCGACTGGCTGACCATCGATCAACAGCGCATCAACCAGTTCGCCGAGTGCACCGGCGACCATCAGTTCATCCACGTCGACCCGGAGAAAGCCAAGCACACGCCGTTCGGCAGCACCATCGCCCATGGTTTCCTGTCGCTGTCGCTGATTCCGATGTTGATGGAAGGCATCATGGTGCTGCCCCAAGGCCTGAAGATGGCGGTCAACTATGGCCTGGACAGCGTGCGTTTCATTCAGCCGGTGAAGGTCGACTCGCGCGTGCGCCTGGTGGTGACCCTCACCGACGTCAGCGAGAAGAACCCCGGCCAATGGCTGCTCAAGGCCCGCGCCGTGCTGGAGATCGAAGGTCAGGAGAAGCCGGCCTACATCGCTGAACCCCTGACCCTCTGCTTCGTCTGA
- a CDS encoding GNAT family N-acetyltransferase, producing the protein MRIVQATLEHLDLLTPLFVKYREFYNELPFPESSRKFLEKRLRRKESVIYLALADDEDKLLGFCQLYPSYSSLSLKRVWILNDIYVAEDARRQLVADRLLHTAKQMAKETNAVRMRVATSRDNEVAQKVYESIGFHEDEQFKNYVLPINED; encoded by the coding sequence ATGCGCATCGTCCAAGCCACCCTGGAGCACCTGGATCTGTTGACCCCGCTGTTCGTCAAATACCGCGAGTTCTATAACGAACTGCCGTTCCCGGAGTCCTCGCGCAAATTCCTCGAGAAGCGCCTGCGCCGCAAGGAATCGGTGATCTACCTGGCCCTGGCCGACGATGAAGACAAACTGCTCGGCTTCTGCCAGCTCTACCCCAGCTACTCCTCGCTGTCGCTCAAGCGCGTGTGGATTCTCAACGACATCTACGTGGCCGAAGACGCGCGCCGCCAACTGGTGGCCGACCGTCTGCTGCACACCGCCAAGCAGATGGCCAAGGAAACCAACGCCGTGCGCATGCGCGTGGCCACCAGCCGTGACAACGAGGTGGCACAGAAGGTCTACGAGTCCATCGGTTTCCACGAGGATGAGCAGTTCAAGAACTACGTGCTGCCCATCAACGAAGACTGA
- the mpl gene encoding UDP-N-acetylmuramate:L-alanyl-gamma-D-glutamyl-meso-diaminopimelate ligase, whose product MHIHILGICGTFMGSLAVLAKELGHRVTGSDANVYPPMSTQLEAQGIELMQGYDPAHLQPAPDLVVVGNAMSRGNPAVEYVLNKGLPYVSGPQWLADHVLQGRWVLAVAGTHGKTSSSSMLAWVLEHAGMAPGFLIGGVPQNFGISARLGDTPFFVVEADEYDSAFFDKRSKFVHYRPRTAILNNLEFDHADIFPDLAAIERQFHHLVRIIPSEGLVIHPASEAALARVIEMGCWTPVQTTGEGGQWQARLLSADGSRFEVSFDGKVEGTVEWNLTGQHNVANALAVLAAARHVGVVPALGVEALGQFINAKRRMEKVAEVNGVTVFDDFAHHPTAIATTLDGLRKRVGDDTQVIAVIEPRSNSMKLGAHRDGLAESAEQADAVFWYAPPNLGWDLAATVAQARNPTRVCDSLESIIDGVKALARPGTQVVIMSNGGFGGLHGKLAAALEG is encoded by the coding sequence ATGCATATCCACATTCTCGGCATCTGCGGCACCTTCATGGGCTCGCTGGCCGTTCTGGCCAAGGAACTTGGCCACCGCGTCACCGGCTCCGATGCCAATGTCTACCCGCCCATGAGCACCCAGCTCGAAGCTCAGGGCATCGAGTTGATGCAGGGTTACGACCCGGCGCACCTGCAGCCGGCGCCCGACCTGGTGGTAGTGGGCAACGCCATGAGCCGGGGTAATCCGGCGGTCGAATACGTCCTGAACAAGGGCCTGCCCTATGTGTCCGGCCCACAGTGGCTGGCCGATCACGTGTTGCAGGGGCGCTGGGTACTGGCGGTGGCCGGCACTCATGGCAAGACCAGCAGCTCGAGCATGCTGGCCTGGGTGCTGGAGCATGCCGGTATGGCGCCGGGCTTTCTGATCGGTGGTGTACCGCAGAACTTCGGTATTTCCGCGCGCCTGGGCGACACACCGTTCTTCGTGGTCGAGGCCGACGAGTACGACAGCGCCTTCTTCGACAAGCGCAGCAAGTTCGTGCATTACCGCCCGCGCACCGCGATCCTCAACAATCTGGAATTCGACCACGCGGACATCTTCCCGGATCTGGCGGCCATCGAGCGGCAGTTCCACCACTTGGTACGCATCATTCCCAGCGAGGGCCTGGTCATCCATCCGGCCAGCGAAGCCGCGCTGGCGCGGGTGATCGAGATGGGCTGCTGGACGCCGGTGCAGACCACCGGCGAGGGCGGCCAGTGGCAGGCGCGCCTGCTCAGTGCTGACGGCTCGCGCTTCGAGGTGAGCTTCGACGGCAAGGTGGAAGGCACCGTTGAATGGAACCTCACCGGTCAGCACAACGTCGCCAATGCCCTGGCCGTGCTCGCCGCGGCGCGCCACGTCGGCGTGGTGCCGGCGTTGGGCGTCGAGGCGCTGGGCCAGTTCATCAACGCCAAGCGACGCATGGAAAAGGTCGCCGAAGTGAATGGCGTGACCGTCTTCGACGACTTCGCCCATCACCCCACCGCCATCGCTACCACCCTGGATGGTCTGCGCAAGCGTGTCGGTGACGACACTCAGGTGATTGCGGTGATCGAGCCGCGCTCCAATTCCATGAAGCTCGGCGCCCACCGCGACGGATTGGCCGAATCCGCCGAGCAGGCCGATGCGGTGTTCTGGTATGCACCGCCGAATCTGGGCTGGGATCTGGCCGCGACAGTGGCCCAGGCGCGCAACCCGACGCGGGTATGCGACTCGCTGGAGTCGATCATCGACGGCGTGAAAGCCCTGGCGCGCCCCGGCACCCAGGTGGTGATCATGAGCAACGGCGGCTTTGGCGGTCTGCACGGCAAGCTGGCAGCAGCTCTGGAGGGATGA
- a CDS encoding zinc-dependent peptidase: MWSLKAWRRSRTLERNPVDPEHWAAVRQRLPILDGLDEQELQRLRERAVLFLHDKHLTALPGLKLGPIEHLLLATQAQLPLLNLEELDWYRGFHEIVLYPDDFLSPQRHRDAAGIEHEWDDARSGEAWQQGPVILAWPGVEASGGWEGYNLVIHELAHKLDMLEGGANGLPPLHRDMRVQDWAHAMQSAYDALNAELDANPEAETAIDPYAAEDPAEFFAVTSEYFFSAPDLLAHAFPEVYRQLALFYRQDSLARLQRLQAEHPDYKSVETATNC, from the coding sequence ATGTGGTCACTCAAGGCCTGGCGCCGTAGTCGCACCCTCGAACGCAACCCGGTCGATCCCGAACACTGGGCCGCAGTGCGCCAGCGCCTGCCGATTCTCGATGGCCTCGATGAGCAGGAGCTGCAGCGTCTGCGCGAGCGCGCCGTATTGTTCCTGCACGACAAGCATCTGACCGCCCTACCCGGCCTCAAACTCGGCCCGATCGAGCATCTGCTGCTGGCCACGCAAGCGCAGTTGCCGCTGCTGAATCTGGAGGAACTGGACTGGTATCGCGGTTTTCACGAGATCGTCCTCTATCCCGACGACTTCCTCAGCCCGCAACGCCACCGCGACGCCGCCGGCATCGAGCATGAATGGGACGACGCGCGCAGCGGCGAAGCCTGGCAGCAAGGCCCGGTGATCCTCGCCTGGCCCGGCGTCGAGGCCAGCGGCGGCTGGGAGGGTTACAACCTGGTAATCCACGAGCTGGCGCACAAGCTGGACATGCTCGAAGGCGGCGCCAACGGCCTGCCGCCGCTGCACCGCGACATGCGCGTGCAGGACTGGGCGCATGCCATGCAGAGCGCCTATGACGCACTGAACGCCGAGCTGGACGCCAACCCCGAGGCCGAAACCGCCATCGACCCGTACGCGGCCGAAGACCCGGCGGAGTTCTTCGCCGTGACCAGCGAATACTTCTTCAGCGCACCGGATCTGCTGGCGCATGCTTTCCCCGAGGTTTACCGGCAACTGGCGCTTTTCTATCGTCAGGACAGCCTGGCGCGATTACAGCGCCTACAGGCGGAACACCCCGACTACAAATCGGTCGAAACCGCGACCAATTGCTGA
- the ppa gene encoding inorganic diphosphatase — protein MSYSKIPAGKDLPNDIYVAIEIPANHAPIKYEIDHDTDCLMVDRFMATPMFYPANYGFIPHTLADDGDPLDVLVVTPYPVAPGSVIRARPVGVLHMSDEAGGDAKLVAVPHDKLTVLYKDVQEYTDLPALLIEQIKHFFENYKDLEKGKWVKVEGWGGAEEARGLINKAVAAYQK, from the coding sequence ATGAGCTACAGCAAGATCCCGGCTGGCAAAGACCTGCCGAACGACATCTACGTTGCCATCGAAATCCCGGCTAACCACGCGCCGATCAAATACGAAATCGACCATGACACCGACTGCCTGATGGTCGACCGCTTCATGGCCACGCCGATGTTCTACCCGGCCAACTACGGTTTCATCCCGCACACCCTGGCCGACGACGGCGACCCCCTCGACGTGCTGGTCGTGACCCCTTACCCGGTCGCACCGGGTTCGGTGATTCGCGCCCGTCCGGTGGGCGTGCTGCACATGAGCGACGAAGCCGGCGGCGACGCCAAGCTGGTTGCCGTACCGCATGACAAGCTGACCGTTCTGTACAAGGACGTTCAGGAATACACCGACCTGCCCGCGCTACTGATCGAGCAGATCAAGCACTTCTTCGAGAACTACAAGGATCTGGAGAAGGGCAAGTGGGTCAAGGTAGAAGGCTGGGGCGGCGCTGAAGAAGCCCGCGGCCTGATCAACAAGGCAGTCGCGGCATACCAGAAGTAA
- a CDS encoding C4-dicarboxylate transporter DctA yields MLLKLCSRSIFLQVIIGLLLGILVGVALPDLSSQLKPLGDGFIKLIKMLIALIVFCVVVNGISGAGDLKKVGRIGLKSVIYFEVLTTVALVIGLAVAYGLGLGSGANIDLAGLSGKDAATLSSGAHLHGPVEFILGLIPTSVFSAFAENNILQVLLFAVLFGSALNLVGEQAAGLSKLIGEVSHVIFRIMGMIVRLAPIGVFGAVAFTTSRYGLESLSHLGALVAVFYLTCILFVVLILGSVLRLCGLPLLPFLRYFREELVIVFGTASSDAVLPQVMRKLERLGIRSSTVGLVIPTGYSFNLDGFSIYLTLAVVFIAHATGTPLSAGDLLTILLVSLVTSKGAHGIPGSALVILAATLSAVPAIPAAGLVLVLSVDWFMGIGRALTNLTGNCVATVAIARWENDMDLEHAQQCIANPAQASSDASHTPLARSGRTDA; encoded by the coding sequence ATGCTGCTCAAGCTCTGCTCCCGCTCGATATTCCTGCAGGTCATCATCGGCCTGCTGCTCGGCATTCTCGTCGGGGTCGCGCTTCCAGACCTGTCCTCACAGCTCAAGCCGCTCGGTGACGGCTTCATCAAGCTGATCAAGATGCTCATTGCGCTGATCGTCTTCTGCGTCGTGGTCAACGGCATCTCCGGTGCGGGCGATCTGAAAAAGGTGGGGCGTATCGGCCTGAAATCGGTGATCTACTTCGAGGTGCTGACCACGGTCGCCCTGGTTATCGGCCTGGCCGTGGCCTATGGCCTGGGGCTTGGCTCCGGCGCCAACATCGACCTGGCCGGTCTCTCCGGCAAGGATGCAGCGACGCTGAGTTCAGGGGCGCATCTGCACGGCCCGGTGGAGTTCATCCTCGGCCTGATTCCCACCTCGGTATTCAGCGCCTTCGCCGAGAACAACATCCTCCAGGTGCTGCTGTTCGCCGTGCTGTTCGGCAGCGCCCTGAATCTGGTGGGCGAGCAGGCGGCTGGGCTGTCGAAGCTGATCGGCGAGGTCAGCCACGTGATCTTCCGCATCATGGGCATGATCGTACGCCTGGCGCCCATCGGCGTATTCGGCGCGGTGGCCTTCACCACCAGCCGCTACGGCCTCGAATCCCTGAGCCACCTGGGCGCGCTGGTGGCCGTGTTCTACCTCACCTGCATCCTCTTCGTGGTGCTGATCCTGGGCAGTGTCCTGCGCCTGTGCGGCTTGCCGTTGCTGCCGTTCTTGCGTTACTTCCGTGAGGAGCTGGTGATCGTCTTCGGCACGGCCTCCTCCGACGCGGTGCTGCCACAGGTGATGCGCAAGCTGGAACGCCTCGGCATTCGCAGCTCCACCGTCGGCCTGGTGATTCCCACCGGCTATTCCTTCAACCTGGACGGCTTTTCCATCTACCTCACCCTGGCCGTGGTGTTCATCGCCCATGCCACCGGCACCCCGCTCTCGGCGGGCGACCTGCTGACCATCCTGCTGGTGTCGCTGGTCACCTCCAAGGGCGCCCATGGCATTCCCGGCTCGGCGCTGGTGATCCTCGCCGCCACCCTCAGCGCTGTACCAGCCATCCCTGCCGCCGGGCTGGTGCTGGTACTCTCGGTGGACTGGTTCATGGGCATCGGCCGGGCGCTGACCAATCTCACCGGCAACTGTGTCGCCACCGTAGCCATCGCCCGCTGGGAGAACGACATGGATCTCGAACATGCCCAGCAGTGCATCGCCAACCCGGCCCAGGCCAGCAGCGACGCGTCGCACACACCGCTGGCACGCTCCGGCAGAACGGATGCCTGA
- a CDS encoding oxidoreductase, with the protein MHLTPQHILIAGATGLTGEHLLDRLLSEPTIARVLAPTRRPLAKHPHLDNPVGDLADLLPSLSGPVDTAFCCLGSTIKQAGSQEAFRAVDHDLVLTFARRARELGARHLVVISALGANPGSSVFYNRVKGETEEALKAMGWPQLTIARPSLLLGTRHEFRLGERLASPLLRWLPGKYRAIDACVLARALWRLALEEQDGPRVIESADLRRLGR; encoded by the coding sequence ATGCACCTGACCCCACAGCACATTCTCATCGCAGGCGCCACCGGCCTGACCGGCGAGCACCTGCTCGACCGCCTGCTCAGCGAACCCACCATAGCCCGCGTGCTGGCGCCTACCCGCCGCCCGTTGGCCAAGCACCCACACCTGGACAACCCAGTCGGCGACCTCGCCGACTTGCTGCCGAGCCTCAGCGGCCCGGTGGACACCGCCTTCTGCTGCCTGGGCAGCACCATCAAGCAGGCTGGCTCGCAGGAGGCCTTCCGCGCGGTCGACCATGACCTGGTTCTGACTTTCGCCCGCCGCGCGCGCGAGCTTGGCGCCCGCCATCTGGTGGTGATCAGTGCGCTCGGCGCCAACCCCGGCTCCTCGGTGTTCTACAACCGCGTCAAGGGGGAAACCGAAGAGGCGCTGAAAGCCATGGGCTGGCCACAACTGACCATTGCCCGCCCTTCCCTGCTGCTTGGCACCCGTCATGAGTTTCGTCTCGGCGAGCGCCTGGCCTCGCCACTGCTGCGCTGGCTGCCGGGCAAGTACCGGGCCATCGATGCCTGCGTACTGGCCCGTGCCCTGTGGCGCCTGGCACTGGAAGAGCAGGACGGCCCCCGCGTGATCGAATCGGCCGACCTGCGCCGTCTGGGGCGCTGA
- a CDS encoding DUF5629 family protein has product MASLIEALQSADMLEIDGLHAWQFELDDGLLGDPQANTGQPVLWIECMDGRTRRIWQFSLAAVQAARHEVSSDSWQLEDEHGSHRLKCFAAFCGDNLEDDA; this is encoded by the coding sequence ATGGCAAGCCTGATCGAGGCGCTACAGAGCGCCGACATGCTGGAAATCGATGGCCTGCACGCCTGGCAGTTCGAGCTGGACGACGGCCTGCTGGGTGACCCGCAGGCCAATACCGGGCAGCCGGTACTCTGGATCGAATGCATGGACGGCCGCACCCGGCGTATCTGGCAATTCAGCCTGGCGGCCGTACAGGCCGCGCGGCACGAAGTCTCCAGCGACAGCTGGCAACTTGAGGATGAACACGGCAGCCATCGACTCAAGTGCTTCGCAGCTTTTTGCGGTGACAATCTCGAAGACGATGCTTAG
- a CDS encoding CidA/LrgA family protein → MLLRGLSWLVLCQLLGTVLNVLFLPMLPGPILGMLLLFVFLMLRGEVGESLSVASSSLLKYLPLILVPPAVGVMAYANDIAEDFWAVAGALLLSLLLSVAFAGWLMQKLIERQQRREEA, encoded by the coding sequence ATGCTGCTTCGCGGCCTGTCCTGGCTGGTGTTGTGCCAACTGCTCGGCACCGTCCTCAATGTACTGTTCTTGCCTATGCTGCCGGGGCCGATCCTCGGCATGCTGTTGCTGTTCGTCTTCCTCATGCTGCGCGGCGAGGTGGGAGAGTCGCTCAGCGTCGCCTCCAGCAGCCTGCTCAAGTACCTGCCGCTGATTCTGGTGCCGCCAGCGGTGGGCGTGATGGCCTATGCCAACGATATCGCCGAGGACTTCTGGGCGGTGGCTGGTGCTCTGCTCCTGTCGCTACTGCTGTCGGTAGCTTTCGCCGGCTGGCTGATGCAGAAACTGATCGAGCGCCAGCAACGTCGGGAGGAAGCATGA
- the ubiX gene encoding flavin prenyltransferase UbiX — MSGPERITLAMTGASGAQYGLRLLDCLVQEDREVHFLISRAAQLVMATETDVALPAKPQAMAQFLTEYTGAAPGQVRVYGKEDWMAPAASGSGAPTAMVVVPCSTGTLSAIATGACNNLIERAADVALKERRQLILVPREAPYSSIHLENMLKLSNLGVTILPASPGFYHQPQTLDDLVDFVVARILNCLGIPQDMLPRWGEHHMVSDD; from the coding sequence ATGTCTGGTCCTGAACGCATCACTCTGGCCATGACCGGCGCCTCTGGCGCGCAATACGGCCTGCGCCTGCTCGACTGCCTGGTGCAGGAAGATCGCGAAGTGCACTTCCTGATCTCCAGGGCCGCGCAACTGGTCATGGCCACCGAAACCGACGTGGCGCTACCGGCCAAGCCGCAGGCCATGGCGCAGTTTCTCACCGAGTACACTGGCGCGGCGCCCGGGCAGGTGCGCGTCTACGGCAAGGAAGACTGGATGGCGCCAGCGGCCTCCGGCTCCGGTGCACCGACTGCCATGGTGGTGGTGCCCTGCAGCACTGGTACCTTGTCCGCCATCGCCACCGGCGCCTGCAACAACCTGATCGAACGTGCCGCCGACGTGGCGCTCAAGGAGCGTCGTCAGCTGATCCTGGTGCCACGCGAGGCGCCATATTCGAGCATCCATCTGGAGAACATGCTCAAACTGTCGAACCTTGGCGTGACCATCCTGCCGGCGTCGCCCGGTTTCTATCATCAGCCGCAGACGCTGGATGATCTGGTGGATTTCGTCGTCGCGCGCATCCTCAATTGCCTGGGCATCCCCCAGGACATGCTGCCGCGCTGGGGCGAGCATCACATGGTGTCGGATGACTAG